The stretch of DNA CTCAAGGATGGCGGGGTGGACGGGACTCGAACCCGCGACCTCCGACGTGACAGGCGAGAAGAGTAGGCGAGCCCCTCAACGACTTGCTGAGATTCCTCAGCGAGTTCCGGCGGCACGCCCCGACACGCGCCGACACGAAAAGACCCCTTTAGACGGCCCGAAGTGACACGCGTAGTGCACAGTCCTGACCTCGGGCCAGCACGTCAGAACGTCCGTTCGCCCACGGCACACCTACTCCATTGTCGGTGCTTGGTTTCCTGCGCAATGGCAATGTCTCTCTACTTCGGATACCAGCGCTCGATGCGGCCAGCCGCGCCTGCGCTCTCGGCGAGCTGCGCTGGAGTTGCCCGGTAGACCTTTGCGATGACCGGCGCAGGTGCGTCCTCGAGAAAGGCCTCGATGCGTTCTCTGGTCGCCACGAACGACGCGGCCAGGTCTGGGAACGGGGCTTTGCCGACGATCACCAAGAGTCGCACTTGGTGCCGGATAACCGCCGCGAGCTCGTTCGGCTTGTACCGGATCCGGGTGTCGTGGCTCAGAGCGACCCATTCACGCTTGCCGACCTCCGCCAACCAGTCCTCGTCGGGACAGTCGGGCGGGAAGTGTTCGCGGTGTCGCTCGACGGCAAACCCCGCGCGCTTCAGGATCTCCGGAAAGGCGTTGCCGAGGTCGCGATCGGTGAAGAAGACGAGTGTCAAGCCGCCCGCTCGAAGACGACGGCCTCCTCAACCGCCGCGTTCGTGAGGTCGTAGTCGCGCGCGACATTCTCGACTTTCTCCCCTGCATCGATCCGGTCGAGGATGATACGTGTGGAAATGAACGCCTTGCCGACCACCGGACGGCCGAAGGAGATCTGCGGGTCGATCATGATAGGCTTGGCGTCGACACCCTCTGAAACCACGAACGGGTAGAGGCGAACTGCGGACCGGAGCTTCCCCCATTCGACACGCGTGAGGTGAGCTTCGAAGACCTTGCGCATCGCGAGCTGGCTTGAGGCGGAGAGGTTCACTAGTTCTCCATATCGGTCGAGAAATAACTTCCCGCCGGCCGTCCGGAGCTCCTCCCGCAACAGTAGCTGGTCGATGTTCAGCTTCTGCTGAGCGTACGCGAGCGCCTGGCGAACCTCGACGAGCGGAACGCCGTGCTCGGTCCGGAGCGCTCGCAGGACGTGAGCCTCGATCAGGTTCGAGAAGGAAAGCGTCGCCGGGTCCCTCTTCGCCAGCCTCAAGACCGGGGCGAACTGGCTGAGCCCCTTGGCCGTCGGGTAGGGCCGTCCCAAGAACCAGGACCGCAACGTGGCGGGCGACAGCCTCAAGTAGCGGCCGGCTTCGGTGATCGAGTAGGCGGGCTCGTTACGTGAATCCAGCTTAGGCAGGGGCTCCTCCAGCCCGTATTGTGCCTCAAGTTCGCGGTCCAGGTGCCTCCTGACCGCAGAAAGCATCAGCCGGCGCTACTTGCTGCGATCCGGCTGTACCCACCCAGATCCTCGGGCCCTCGCCCGCACGCCACCAAGGCATTCTCAGGAGAAATCGAGAAAGTCCCCGGTGGGACGACGGCCGCCGGCGTCCTCGACCCGCTCTTCTTGCGTTGCCTCGACAAGGCCCAGCGGTGCGTCTTCTCGAGCGTACCCGATAGCCCGGTAACCACGCAGCCGACGTTCGAACATTCGAAGCA from Vicinamibacteria bacterium encodes:
- a CDS encoding DUF433 domain-containing protein — translated: MLSAVRRHLDRELEAQYGLEEPLPKLDSRNEPAYSITEAGRYLRLSPATLRSWFLGRPYPTAKGLSQFAPVLRLAKRDPATLSFSNLIEAHVLRALRTEHGVPLVEVRQALAYAQQKLNIDQLLLREELRTAGGKLFLDRYGELVNLSASSQLAMRKVFEAHLTRVEWGKLRSAVRLYPFVVSEGVDAKPIMIDPQISFGRPVVGKAFISTRIILDRIDAGEKVENVARDYDLTNAAVEEAVVFERAA